In a single window of the Arachis hypogaea cultivar Tifrunner chromosome 6, arahy.Tifrunner.gnm2.J5K5, whole genome shotgun sequence genome:
- the LOC140173648 gene encoding uncharacterized protein translates to MKDKCHCQTKQTSEPSATVAGRRLTVAGRSLTVVGRSLTEVMKQSQNDQQQQHNAGQESQTGSSRGKFNPARKYFTVKYDKNHTVQYTCIFSLNTYNGGVIYRMKYHLGKILGQIKVCNKITEEVELQFQRILMENKKNNMEKRKFEEESYGGKTHAQEDESPNPVQVVVPTTTGDKGKRRAIVAIQNGSYFKERTTLGSQPTLKSVLASKKVVHKAKLGLAKWIVDARIPFNVIQSPYFQPALDGIAAIGPGFKGPSYDEMRVHLLTVDSSDVIKNADALFNLFADVIEWVGPSNIVHVVTDNATNYVSAGKLIHEKYLNIFWSLCASHCINLILKDIASISHIADCFEGY, encoded by the exons ATGAAAGACAAATGCCACTGTCAAACAAAACAGACGTCGGAGCCAAGCGCCACTGTTGCGGGTCGTCGCCTCACCGTCGCAGGTCGAAGCCTCACCGTCGTAGGTCGAAGCCTCACCGAAGTG ATGAAACAGTCACAAAATGATCAGCAACAACAACATAATGCTGGACAAGAATCTCAGACAGGTTCCTCTCGAGGAAAATTTAACCCAGCTAGGAAATATTTCACTGTGAAGTATGATAAAAATCATACGGTACAATATACATGCATCTTTAGTTTGAATACTTATAATGGAGGGGTGATATATAGGATGAAATATCATCTTGGAAAAATTCTTGGACAAATTAAAGTATGTAACAAAATTACTGAAGAAGTTGAACTTCAATTCCAAAGGATTCtgatggaaaacaaaaaaaataatatggaaaaaagAAAATTTGAGGAGGAGTCTTATGGTGGGAAAACACATGCGCAAGAGGATGAATCGCCTAACCCTGTACAAGTTGTTGTTCCTACAACAACCGGAGACAAAGGAAAAAGAAGAGCTATAGTAGCTATACAAAATGGAAGTTACTTTAAAGAAAGGACTACTCTAGGATCTCAACCGACTTTGAAAAGTGTTTTGGCTAGTAAAAAAGTTGTGCACAAGGCTAAGTTGGGACTTGCCAAATGGATCGTTGATGCACGTATTCCTTTCAATGTAATTCAATCACCTTACTTTCAACCTGCATTAGATGGTATTGCTGCAATTGGACCTGGTTTCAAGGGACCATCATATGATGAAATGAGAGTTCATTTGCTG ACTGTTGATTCTTCTGATGTGATAAAAAATGCCGATGCATTGTTTAATTTGTTTGCTGATGTTATTGAGTGGGTTGGGCCTAGTAACATTGTGCATGTGGTCACTGATAATGCTACTAATTATGTATCTGCTGGAAAACTTATTCATGAAAAATACCTAAATATATTTTGGTCTCTTTGTGCTTCCCATTGTATTAATCTTATTTTGAAAGATATTGCAAGTATTTCTCACATAGCTGACTGTTTCGAGGGTTACtag